GACCTCGTTTCCGCACTCGGCAATCTTGCCGCAACATCCGATGCAAAAGTCTATCTGCAGGGCAGCAATCCGGGCAACGACCAGTTCGAAGCGTTGTCCGCCGAACTTGCGGAGCTGCGCGCAGCCGATGCGGAAGATCATATCGAGATCGCGGAAGGAACCTTCCTGAAGCCGGGACGTTCAAGTCCGGAGCTGAAAAATATCGTCGCTGCGATTCGCAAGCGCGGTTCCGACACGCTTCTGGTCGATCACGGCATCACCCTTATGGAATACCAGGCCGATGGCGGGGATCTTTACACGCCCGAACTGGTCTCGATGGTTCGCGCTTTCCAGACGGAAAGCGGCCTGAAACCGGACGGCATCGTCGGCAAGATGACCATCGGGAAACTCTCCGGCATGACCAATGAGACAAAGATCGGCAAGGTCATACTGGCCATGGAACGGCTGCGGTGGCTGCCGCGTGATCTGGGCACCCGGCACGTTTTCATCAATCAGCCGGCCTATGAAGCTACCTATATGAACAACGGCAAGGAGGGCATCTCCATGCGCGCCGTTGTTGGCAAGAAATCCAATCAGACCAGCTTTTTCTACGACGAGATCGAGACGGTGGAGTACAATCCCTATTGGGGTGTGCCACGGTCCATTATCGTCAACGAAATGCTGCCGAAGCTTAGACGGGATCCGTCCTATCTTGACCGTCAAGGATACGAGCTGACCGACCGGCGCGGGCGTCGTGTCGCGTCCCGCAATATCGATTGGTACTCCGTCGGTTCAAAGATTCCGGTCGACGTTCGCCAGCCGCCCGGCAAAAGGAACGCGTTGGGCGAGTTGAAAATCATGTTCCCGAACAAACATGCCATCTACATGCATGATACTCCGGCCAAAAAACTCTTCAGCCGCGATGCCCGTGCGTTCAGCCATGGTTGTGTTCGCTTGCAGGATCCGCGCGGCATGGCCGCGGCAGTTCTCGGCACGTCGCGGGATCATATCGCACAGCAGATTGCGAAGGGACGCAATATGGCGGAGCCCGTCCCGGGAAAGATTCCGGTCTATGTCTCCTACTTCACGGCATGGCCCGGGGAAGACGGCACGATCGGCTATTACGCCGACATGTATGATCGGGACAAACACCTCAACAAGGCGATCAAGCGGACCGAGCAGACCCGGCAAGCGCAAAGCTGAAACGCCGCAGATCAGACCCTTTCAAGAAGACGCCCGACAAGTTCGGGCGTCAACTCGTTATAGTGTCCGATAATTTCGTCGGGGCCGAGATTTTCCATTGCCGTGTCGGAATACCCGAACGGTATGCCTATCGAAGGAATCCCGGCATTCGCCGCTGCCTGAACGTCATTGACTGAATCGCCGATCATGACGGCAAGGGACGGATGGGCGCCGGCCATGTCGATCGTTCCATGGATATGCCCTGCGTCCGGCTTCCTGACAGCGAATGTGTCACCACCTGTCACCGCCTTGAAGCGCGGCATCAGGCCCGTCAGTTCCAGCAGCCGGTGCGCCATGATCTCCGTCTTGTTGGTGCATACCGCAAGGGCGTAGCCGGCATCCTCCAGCCGGGCCATGGCGTCAAGCACACCGGGGTACGGCTCGGACCGGCCGGGCATGGAGGCGCTGTAGTGCGTGAGGAACAGAGCAAAGAGCGCTTCGAATTCTTCCGCTGAAACCGGATTGTTGCGCAATTGCAGTGCCTTGTCGATCATCACACGAGCCCCGCTGCCGACCAGGTAGGTTATGTCGTCAAAGGTTACCGGCGCCAACTCCATGCTGGATATGGTGTGATTGAGGCTGTCGAGAAGGTCGGGAGCCGTGTGGAGGAGCGTTCCGTCGAGATCAAAAATGACAAGGGGTTGGGACATGGCGCGTGGCTCTCCGTTCTGGCTATCGGGTAGGCGAGGACGTGCCGAATTGCAAGGCTATCGTTCAGCGGGGTGAAAGTGTCCGGGTCCCGATCAAACAAGCCGATCGGGGCCGATAATACAGAGCGGAACGGTTTTTGAACCCGGCCGGTAAGCATAGCGCCCGAATAGGCTTTGCTTGCGGACGCCTACATGGTAACAGCGCTGAGGTCTTTACATGGAGCAACCGGCGTATGGACGCCCGACAACTGAAAATCCAGGCGGCGGCAGTTGCCTTGGAGCAAGTCCATTCTGGAATGCGGCTCGGCATCGGTACAGGATCGACGGCTGAGGAGTTCGTTCGCCTGCTGGCCGAAAAGGTGGAGCAGGGCTTTGAGATCCGGGGCGTGCCGACATCGGAGCGTATCGCCGGATTATGTGTCGAGCTGGGTGTGCCCATTTTCTCACTTGATGACCTGCCGGAACTTGATCTGACCATTGACGGAACCGATGAAGTCGATGGGGAATTGAGACTTATCAAGGGCGGCGGCGGAGCGCTGCTTCGCGAAAAAGTGGTAGCGAGCGCGTCCAGGCGCATGATTGTGATCGCCGACGAAAGTAAGGTGGTCGACATGCTGGGCAGGTTTGCCCTGCCGATAGAGGTCATTCCGTTTGGTCTTGCCGCAACCCGTATCGCAGTTGAAAAACTGGCAACCGCTGCGGGCCTTAGCGGATCGATTGAACTGAGAATGGCGGATGGCATACCTTTTGAAACGGATGGCGGCCATTTCATACTGGATGCATCTTTTGGCCGTATTCCGGATGCAGAAGCGCTTTCAAATGCGCTCAATTCCGTACCGGGAGTCGTCGAGAACGGGCTGTTTCTCGGTCTCGCCAACGCTGCTGTAATCGCCGGGGCATCCGGCGTAAGGACAATGGAAAACAGAGGAAATCAGGAACTATGACAAAGATGAGCATGGCCAGGGGCATTCGCCATTGCGCGCTGACGCTCGCCACAGTCTCGGCCATCGGACTGAGCGTGCCCGCGCTGGCACAGGAGCCGTCGGCCGAGCACATCGCTGCGGCCCGCGGGGCAATCAATGCCATCAGCGCAACCGACCAGTTCGATGCGATTCTGCCCAATGCGGCGCAGAACCTTAAAACATCGCTGATCCAGACAGCGCCGAACCTGCAGGAAGTGATTTCCGTCACGGTGGATGAAACGGCCATCGAGATGGCTGGAAGGCGTGCCGATCTCGAGCGGGAGGCTGCGCTGATCTATGCAAAGAACTTCACATTGGAAGAACTTCAGGCAATAGACGCCTTCTATAACAGCGAAGCAGGAAAGAAGCTTCTGCAGGTTGGCCCGATCGTGACCCGCGAACTGCTGCAGGCGGCCGAGGTCTGGTCAAACGGAATCGCACGCGATCTTTCGCAGGCAACCGACGAAGCCCTGCGTGCGCGCCTGGGCGAAACGCCGGTGACCCAGGAAGGCGATGGTGGGGATACCCAGTAGGGGCTCACATAATGTTGAAAAAGCCCGGTTTTGCCCGGGCTTTTCTTTTGCTATTGCCAACCTAATTCTTGACCCTTGCCGGCGAATGTCCGGCTCAATCTGCAAATGACCGAGCCATCGTCGGTCCGAAGGCGTGGAAATGACTGATTTTGATTATGACTTCTTTGTCATCGGCGGCGGGTCCGGGGGTGTGCGAGCAGCCCGACTGGCAGCAGGTCTCGGCAAGAAGGTCGGCATAGCCGAGGAATACCGCTATGGCGGAACCTGTGTTATCCGCGGCTGCGTGCCCAAAAAACTGTTTGTCTATGCGTCACACTTTTCGGAGGCCTTCGAGGACGCCGCTGGCTTTGGCTGGCGGGTCGGGGAGACGCATTTCGACTGGCAAACCCTGATTGCCAACAAGGATCGCGAGATTGCCCGGCTGGAGGGGCTCTACCGCAAGGGGCTGAGCAATGCGGGGGCCGAGATATTCGATAGCCGGGCGGAGCTGGTGGATGCCCATCGGGTGCGCATCCTGAGCACCAACCGGATCGTGACGGCCGACAAGATCCTGATCGCCGTTGGCGGTCGTGTGAACGGCGCGGACGGGCTGGAAGGCCAGGAACTGACAATCAGTTCGAATGAAGCGTTTCATCTGGAGACCCTGCCCAGGTCGATCCTGATCGCGGGCGGCGGTTATATCGCGGTTGAATTTGCGAATATTTTCCACGGCATGGGGGTGGAAACGACCCTGATCTACCGCGGGACCGAAATCCTGAAGAATTTCGACATGGATCTGCGGCGCACACTCCATCGCACCATGGAGGAGAAGGGCATCCGTATCCTGTGCGAGGAAGTGATCTCGAAGATCGTGCGCTCGGCCGATCAGCGGCTGGACGTCACCACATCCGGGGCCAAGAACCTGAAGATCGACCAGGTCATGCTGGCGATTGGCCGTATTCCAAACACGGATGGGCTTGGCCTTGAAGCTGCCGGTGTCGAGACGGATAGTCATGGCGCCGTGGTAGTCGACGAGTATATGCGCACGAATGTGGACAACATATTTGCCGTTGGCGATGTCACCAATCGTATCCAGTTGACGCCGGTCGCCATTCACGAGGCCATGTGTCTCGTTGAGACAGCGTTCAAGGATAACCCGACCAGCCCGGACCACGATATGGTGGCGACGGCGGTCTTCTCACAGCCCGAGATCGGCACGGTTGGTCTGTCGGAAGACGCGGCGATGAAGCAGTTTGACGAACTGGAGATTTACAGCGCCACCTTCCGGCCGATGAAGCACACTCTGTCGGGACGGCAGGAAAAAATGATCACCAAGCTTGTGGTCAACGCTGCCGACAGGCGGGTGGTCGGCGCGCATATCCTTGGACCCGATGCCGGGGAAATGGCACAGTTGCTGGCGGTTGCGCTGAAAGCGGGCTGCACCAAGGATGATTTTGATCGGACCATGGCGGTTCATCCAACCGCCGCTGAAGAGCTGGTGACAATGTACCAGCCGACCTATCGCATCAAGAATGGCGAAAGGCTGGACTAGAGCGTTTCCGTTCAAGCCGGAAAGGCTATGGGCCTTCATCAGCGCTTGATTTGTGGTCCTTCGATCAGCCAGTCGATGACACCGGGCCAGAGCGTGTCGCGGAAGCGCGAGCGGAAAAATCCCAGATGGCCAATAGGTTGTCCGCCGGCGTTCGTTGGCGAAAGCCAGCGCTCGGATATGTCGGCATTGACGTAGTGCTTAATCAAGCCATGAATTGCCTTTGGCGTTCCCCACGGGTCGTCCGTCATGCCGACCGACAGGATCGGCATGCGCACGGTGGCATAACCGTCACGGGCACCGACCTCGGGGTCGTCAAAAAAATATTCGTGATGAAAACACCATTTCGCCCAGTCGCGGAAGACGGATGCCGGTATCGGTTCGCCCAGGCCCATCCAGCGCGCCGTTCGACCGATCACACTTGTCATTGGCAGACCGAAGACGTGCATGAAGAAAAGATTCTGCCAGGGCGTATCGGTGTTGCGCCAGTAGCCGGACAGGCTGGCGACCATGCAATAGCGTTCAAATCGCTGCGGTGTGCCGCAAATGCCGAGCGCCTGTCCGCCAAAGGACTGACCGACGCCGACCATGGGGTGGCCAGGCGAGACCTGATCGAGCCTTTCCATGGCGGCCGGCATGTCCTTGTGCGCCCAATCACGCATGTTGATCCGACCCTTGAAACCCTTGGGACGCGGCGAATCCGGCATGCCGCGATAGTCGTAGGTCAAAACAGCCCTGCAGCCGCAAGCGACCAGTTCACGGGCAAATGCGGCATAGAACCCGCGGGGCGCCCCTGTGGCGGATGAAATCAGAACAAGCGGCCCGTGATTGGCGTCATCGCTGTGGAGCGTACCGGCCAGTGCATATCCGTCCGATGTCCTGATTTTCAAGTTCCGGCCCTCGACATCTTGTGTCGGTGTCCTTTTGCTCACAGCAGCACGGTGCCTTTTTGACGGTTTTCCATCGGATTACGCCGAGATATTCATGTATTGATTCCGGTTGAGTATCCATTTTCATCGGCAGTTTGAGGGCAAGCTAACATTTACGTTTACGTCAAAGTCAACTGTTAATTCACTCTTGAACAATCCGGCACGCGCGATATAGCGGGACAAACCCAATTGGAGCGAGCGACATTGATGGATGGATCGCGACAAGGTGATGGCCATAACGGGCCAAGCAACCTGATTGCCTATTTCGGCTACGGTTCCCTTGTGAACCGGGCAACGCTGCGTACCGATTATGTCGCAGCGCAGCCGGTCCGGCTCATGGGCTGGCGCCGGTGCTGGAGACCGCGCCATGCGCAAGATCCGATAGACAGTGGACATGTGACGTCATTGCTCAGCGCCCGGCAGGTGGAAGGGAGCGTCATCGACGGGCTGCTGATCTACGACCGGCTGGACAATTTGCCGTCTGTCGATGAGAGGGAAATGACTTATGACCGGGTCGCGGTTCCCATCGAACGGCTGGATATGGCAGGTGGTGAACTGCCAGATTGTCCGGTCTATGTTTATGAGGCGCAGACCAATACCGCGGACCACGACCCGCATCACCCGATCCTGCAATCATACCTTGATGCTGTGCTTCAGGGGTTCCTGCGTGAATTCGGCAGGCAGGGCGTTCACGATTTCCTGGAAACAACGGATGGCTTCGAACGTCATGTTCACGCTGACCGCCAGGACCCTGTCTATCCTCGTGCCGTGCGCCTTATCGAGGAAGAAAGGTCCTTTATAGACGGGATTCTTGAAGAACGGGGCATCCGCTTCCTCGATCCGCCGAGACGTGAGCCTTGAGCGGTAAGGTGGCACCATGACGCTGCTGATCGCCAAGATCCTGTCGACTGTTTTCCTCGTTCTTGGTCTGTCAGCGATAGCAGAGCGTGCCGGCCCGGCACTGGCTGGTGTTTTGGCCGGATTTCCATTGGGCGTGGCGATTGTCTTCCTGTTTATCGGGATCGAACAGGGCCCCTTTTTCATAACCGATGCGGCCGCCTACACCGTCGGCGGCTTTGCGGCGACACTCTGCTTCAACCTGGCCTACTGGTTTATCTCCAGCCGCATTCAAAATCATGTATTTCTGGGGTCGATCCTGGGAGCGCTTGCCGTCTTTCTTCTTGCTGCATGGATCATTTCCCAATGGCCGCTCAACGTGTGGACCGGGACGCTCCTAGTTGCTGCCGTTGCGGCGTCGTCAGTATTCGTGATGCGCGGCCACAACGAGACCCGCATCGCCTCTGCTATTCGATTGACCTGGCCCGTGATCGCTCTTCGGGCTGCGATTGCGGTGGTGGTCGTCTTGGCGATTACCGGAGCAGCCGCTGCCATCGGGCCGAAATGGTCGGGGCTTCTGGCTGCGTTTCCCATAACGCTCTTTCCCGTACTGATTATCATCCAATTCACATACTCGGTTGAGGATGCGGGCACGGTGATCCAGACATTTCCTTTCGGGTTGCCGTCTCTCGTCGTCTTCGTTGTCTGCGCCTGGGCAACGTTCGAGCCGCTCGGGGTTCCATTGGGATTTGTGACCTCCCTCATGGCCTCGGCACTATGGCTGACCGGTTTTTTTGTTCTAAGGAAGCGGCTGAAGGAAATGGGCCCCATATCCCGTTAGTCATTCGCCGGCCGGGCGTTATTGATGTAAGCTTAAAGGCGTCGGGCGTTAAAGGCGCTGGCAATCGCGCCGGATTGCCGTTATAAGCCCGCCGTTGTCGGGCATGAATGCCCAAACAGTACCAATCAGGATGAGTAAGATGGCACAGAATTGGACACCGGACAGTTGGCGCAACAAACCTATACGCCAGGTTCCGGATTATCCGGATCAGCAGGCGTTGGAACGCACAGAAGAACGTCTCGCATCTTATCCGCCTCTGGTATTTGCCGGTGAGGCCAGGCAGTTGCGCGACCGTCTTGCCGAGGTCGCCGAGGGCAGGGGCTTTTTGCTTCAAGGCGGTGATTGTGCCGAGAGTTTCGCCGAGCACGGCGCCGACAATATCCGCGACTTTTTCCGCGTCTTCCTGCAGATGGCCGTTGTCCTGACGTTCGGGGCGCAACAGCCGGTGATCAAGGTTGGACGCATTGCCGGCCAGTTCGCCAAACCGCGTTCTTCCAATTCCGAAACGAAGGACGGGATTGAACTGCCGAGCTATCGCGGCGACATTATCAACGGGATCGAGTTTGACGAGGCATCGCGCATTCCCGATCCTCAGCGGCAGGTGATGGCCTATCGCCAGTCGGCAGCCACACTGAACCTTTTGAGGGCATTTGCCCAGGGCGGTTATGCCAATCTGGAAAACGTGCATCAGTGGATGCTGGGTTTCATCAAGGACAGCCCGCAGGCTGAACGTTACCGCAAGCTGGCCGATCGCATTTCCGAAACAATGGACTTCATGCGCGCCGTCGGTATTTCGGCCGAAAACCATGCACGGCTTCGTGAGACGGAGTTTTTCACCAGCCACGAGGCGCTGCTCCTGGGCTATGAGCAGGCTTTGACGAGAACAGATTCAACATCCGGCGAATGGTACGGCACGTCTGGTCATATGATCTGGATCGGTGACCGGACGCGCCAGCCTGATCATGCACATGTTGAATATTGCCGGGGCATCAAGAACCCGCTTGGTCTCAAATGCGGCCCGTCGCTGGAACCCGATGAGCTTCTGGGACTGATCGACTTGCTCAATCCGGACAATGACGCCGGCCGTCTGACCCTGATTGCCCGGTTCGGACACGACAAGGTAGCCGATCACCTGCCGAAGTTGATCCGCGCGGTCGAACGTGAAGGCAAGAAGGTTGTCTGGTCCTGCGATCCGATGCATGGCAACACGATCACGCTCAACAGTTACAAAACACGGCCATTTGAGCGTGTCCTGTCCGAGGTGGAAAGCTTCTTCCAGATTCACCGTGCTGAAGGCACGCATCCTGGTGGCATCCATGTGGAGATGACGGGCAAGAACGTCACCGAGTGTACGGGCGGTGCGCGCACCGTTACCGCGGACGATCTGTCGGACCGGTACCATACCCATTGCGATCCGCGCCTGAACGCCGATCAGGCGCTCGAGCTTGCGTTCCTGGTTGCGGAGCTCCTCAAGGGTGGCCGCGACGAAGAAACACGGATTGCCGCAACGGCCTGATCTTTGCCACTACATGATTTCAGACAGCGGCTTTTGCCGCTGTCTGTGCGTTCAGCGCACCGAACAATTCCTTCAAAAGAATTCACTTGCGTGGGGCGGGAGCTTCCTGTTCGCTCTGCGTGTTTGGAGGTGCGTAATGGCAAAAGCATATAAGGGGTCGTGTCTGTGCGGCGGTGTCCATTTCACCGCAGAAGGACCGTTGAGGGGCGTTGTGGCCTGCCACTGCAAGCAATGCAGAAAGCAATCGGGACACTATTTTGCGGCCACCAATGTTGCCGATGAGCGGCTCTCGATCACCGGCTTTCAAAATCTTGCCTGGTATCACGCATCGGATGATGCCAAACGCGGATTTTGCAAGGTTTGCGGCTCAACGCTTTTCTGGAAACACAAGGACGATCCTTTCACCTCTGTGCTTGCGGGCTGTCTGGATGGTGACACGGGTCTTTCGCTTGAGAAGCATATTTTTTGTGCCGACAAGGGCGATTACTACGAGATCGCCGATGGTTTGCCGCAGTTTCCGCAGGGTGGCTAACGCGTTAGCGTTCAATATTACTGGATGATGTGTGCAGGGATTGCCATCTTCCTAGGCGGCCTGAAAACGCTAGGTGATGGGCAAAGAGGATTGCCCATGTCATCGCTACCAGCGCTTTTTATCTCCCATGGTTCCCCTGATATCGCCATAGCCGATACTGAGGCGCGGCGTTTCATGAGCGCATTTGCGCAAACCGCACCGCGGCCGGACGCCATAGTCGTTGTCAGCGCCCATTTCGAGGCGGGTGGCGTCGCTGTTACGAGTGACCGTCGGCCGGTCACCATCCACGATTTTGGCGGATTTTCGCCCGAGCTCTACAAAATCGAATATGCCGCCCCCGGCGACCCGGACCTTGCCGGGCGTATCGCCTGCATGATGCATGCGGAAGGCCTGGCGGCAGGCGTTGTCGCGGATCGTGGCTTTGATCACGGCACATGGGTTCCGCTCAGCCTGATGTATCCCGACGCCGATATTCCGGTTGTTCAGGTGTCTGTCGATCCGCATGCGGGACCTGAACATCACTACAGGATCGGTCACGCATTGGCGCCGCTTCGCAGCGAAAATGTGCTTGTGATGGGATCCGGGTCGATGACCCACAATCTGAAAGAGGCCTTTGCGGCATTGCGCTGTGGTAAAAGGAATGCAGAAACGCCTGACTGGGTGACGCAATTTGTCAACTGGATGGATCTGAAGATCAAATCAGGCGATCTTGAAGCACTGCTCGACTATCGTAGCCGTGCGCCCCATGCGATGGAGAACCATCCGACGGATGAACATCTGATGCCGCTCTATAGCGCCATTGGCGCAGCGGGCGAGACATGGACGCCGCAAAAACTGCACACATCACACGATTTCGGTGTTCTTTCGATGGATGCCTACGCCTTCAGCTGATGCCGAACGGCAAATGACCGGGTTTGTTATTCCAGGACCTGAGCCAAGCGGGATTGCCTTGACCCGTTCTGCACGATACATGGCAGATCATGAGCGACACATCTCAATTGAACGATGTCATCCGCATCGCGGTTGCCCAGTTGAACCCTACCATGGGCGACATCGCCGGCAATCTTGAGCTTGCCCGCAAGGCGCGCGACGATGCTGCTCGGCAGGGTGCGCATCTTATCCTTTTTACCGAGCTCTTCATCTGCGGATATCCACCGGAAGATCTGGTGCTTAAACCGGCATTCCTGAAAGCCTGTGACCGTGCCCTGCAAGCACTGGCCGCCGATACGGCCGATGGAGGCCCCGGCGTCGTTGTGGGTGTGCCCAGGCAAAATGACGATGGCCGCTTCAATGCCGTCGCACTTCTCGATGGCGGGCGGATTGTGGCCGAGCGTTACAAGGTCGACCTGCCGAATTACTCCGAGTTTGACGAAAAGCGGATTTTTGATGTCGGCCCGATGCCGGGACCGGTGAACTTTCGCGGCATTCGCCTTGGTCTGCCGATCTGTGAGGACCTTTGGGGCGATTACGGCGTGTGCGAAACGCTGGCCGAGACCGGAGCGGAACTCCTGCTGGTCGCCAATGGCTCACCCTATTACCGCGAGAAAATCGATGTGCGCCATCAGGTTGTCCTGCGGCAGATCATCGAGAGCGGCTTGCCGATTGTTTTCGCCAACCAGCTTGGCGGCCAGGATGAGCTCGTCTTCGATGGTGCAAGTTTTGCGATGAATGCGGATAAGACGCTGGCTTTCCAGATGAGCCAGTTCGAGGAACAGGTGAGTGTCACCACGTGGCGGCGTGATGATGATGGGTGGACCTGCGCCGAGGGGCCGATGTCGCAGATTCCGGAACAGGAAGAAGCAGATTATCGCGCCTGCATGCTCGGCCTTCGCGATTACGTGAACAAGAACGGATTTTCCAATGTGGTGCTCGGCCTGTCGGGCGGGATCGACAGTGCGCTTTGCGCCGCACTTGCCGTCGACGCCCTGGGCGAGGAGCGTGTGCGCACGGTGATGCTGCCATACCACTACACATCGGATGAATCGTTTACCGATGCCGAGGCCTGCGCGCGCGCCCTTGGATGCCGCTACGACACGGTCCCGATCGAGGGGCCGGTAGAAGGTTTCACCGATGCCCTTTCAGCGCTGTTCGAGGGAACGAATGAAGGCGTCACCGAAGAGAACCTGCAAAG
This portion of the Hoeflea prorocentri genome encodes:
- a CDS encoding HAD family hydrolase — encoded protein: MSQPLVIFDLDGTLLHTAPDLLDSLNHTISSMELAPVTFDDITYLVGSGARVMIDKALQLRNNPVSAEEFEALFALFLTHYSASMPGRSEPYPGVLDAMARLEDAGYALAVCTNKTEIMAHRLLELTGLMPRFKAVTGGDTFAVRKPDAGHIHGTIDMAGAHPSLAVMIGDSVNDVQAAANAGIPSIGIPFGYSDTAMENLGPDEIIGHYNELTPELVGRLLERV
- a CDS encoding NAD+ synthase yields the protein MSDTSQLNDVIRIAVAQLNPTMGDIAGNLELARKARDDAARQGAHLILFTELFICGYPPEDLVLKPAFLKACDRALQALAADTADGGPGVVVGVPRQNDDGRFNAVALLDGGRIVAERYKVDLPNYSEFDEKRIFDVGPMPGPVNFRGIRLGLPICEDLWGDYGVCETLAETGAELLLVANGSPYYREKIDVRHQVVLRQIIESGLPIVFANQLGGQDELVFDGASFAMNADKTLAFQMSQFEEQVSVTTWRRDDDGWTCAEGPMSQIPEQEEADYRACMLGLRDYVNKNGFSNVVLGLSGGIDSALCAALAVDALGEERVRTVMLPYHYTSDESFTDAEACARALGCRYDTVPIEGPVEGFTDALSALFEGTNEGVTEENLQSRARGTILMAISNKFGSMVVTTGNKSEMSVGYATLYGDMNGGYNPIKDLYKMQVYALSRWRNEQVPPGALGPSGEVIPVNIIDKAPSAELRPDQTDQDSLPEYPVLDDILECLVEHEMDIDSIVARGHPRELVDRLEHLLYIAEYKRRQSAPGVKITRKNFGRDRRYPITNRFRDRN
- a CDS encoding GFA family protein, whose protein sequence is MAKAYKGSCLCGGVHFTAEGPLRGVVACHCKQCRKQSGHYFAATNVADERLSITGFQNLAWYHASDDAKRGFCKVCGSTLFWKHKDDPFTSVLAGCLDGDTGLSLEKHIFCADKGDYYEIADGLPQFPQGG
- a CDS encoding alpha/beta hydrolase family protein — its product is MKIRTSDGYALAGTLHSDDANHGPLVLISSATGAPRGFYAAFARELVACGCRAVLTYDYRGMPDSPRPKGFKGRINMRDWAHKDMPAAMERLDQVSPGHPMVGVGQSFGGQALGICGTPQRFERYCMVASLSGYWRNTDTPWQNLFFMHVFGLPMTSVIGRTARWMGLGEPIPASVFRDWAKWCFHHEYFFDDPEVGARDGYATVRMPILSVGMTDDPWGTPKAIHGLIKHYVNADISERWLSPTNAGGQPIGHLGFFRSRFRDTLWPGVIDWLIEGPQIKR
- the gor gene encoding glutathione-disulfide reductase; protein product: MTDFDYDFFVIGGGSGGVRAARLAAGLGKKVGIAEEYRYGGTCVIRGCVPKKLFVYASHFSEAFEDAAGFGWRVGETHFDWQTLIANKDREIARLEGLYRKGLSNAGAEIFDSRAELVDAHRVRILSTNRIVTADKILIAVGGRVNGADGLEGQELTISSNEAFHLETLPRSILIAGGGYIAVEFANIFHGMGVETTLIYRGTEILKNFDMDLRRTLHRTMEEKGIRILCEEVISKIVRSADQRLDVTTSGAKNLKIDQVMLAIGRIPNTDGLGLEAAGVETDSHGAVVVDEYMRTNVDNIFAVGDVTNRIQLTPVAIHEAMCLVETAFKDNPTSPDHDMVATAVFSQPEIGTVGLSEDAAMKQFDELEIYSATFRPMKHTLSGRQEKMITKLVVNAADRRVVGAHILGPDAGEMAQLLAVALKAGCTKDDFDRTMAVHPTAAEELVTMYQPTYRIKNGERLD
- a CDS encoding class II 3-deoxy-7-phosphoheptulonate synthase, coding for MAQNWTPDSWRNKPIRQVPDYPDQQALERTEERLASYPPLVFAGEARQLRDRLAEVAEGRGFLLQGGDCAESFAEHGADNIRDFFRVFLQMAVVLTFGAQQPVIKVGRIAGQFAKPRSSNSETKDGIELPSYRGDIINGIEFDEASRIPDPQRQVMAYRQSAATLNLLRAFAQGGYANLENVHQWMLGFIKDSPQAERYRKLADRISETMDFMRAVGISAENHARLRETEFFTSHEALLLGYEQALTRTDSTSGEWYGTSGHMIWIGDRTRQPDHAHVEYCRGIKNPLGLKCGPSLEPDELLGLIDLLNPDNDAGRLTLIARFGHDKVADHLPKLIRAVEREGKKVVWSCDPMHGNTITLNSYKTRPFERVLSEVESFFQIHRAEGTHPGGIHVEMTGKNVTECTGGARTVTADDLSDRYHTHCDPRLNADQALELAFLVAELLKGGRDEETRIAATA
- a CDS encoding DODA-type extradiol aromatic ring-opening family dioxygenase, whose product is MSSLPALFISHGSPDIAIADTEARRFMSAFAQTAPRPDAIVVVSAHFEAGGVAVTSDRRPVTIHDFGGFSPELYKIEYAAPGDPDLAGRIACMMHAEGLAAGVVADRGFDHGTWVPLSLMYPDADIPVVQVSVDPHAGPEHHYRIGHALAPLRSENVLVMGSGSMTHNLKEAFAALRCGKRNAETPDWVTQFVNWMDLKIKSGDLEALLDYRSRAPHAMENHPTDEHLMPLYSAIGAAGETWTPQKLHTSHDFGVLSMDAYAFS
- the rpiA gene encoding ribose-5-phosphate isomerase RpiA, with the protein product MDARQLKIQAAAVALEQVHSGMRLGIGTGSTAEEFVRLLAEKVEQGFEIRGVPTSERIAGLCVELGVPIFSLDDLPELDLTIDGTDEVDGELRLIKGGGGALLREKVVASASRRMIVIADESKVVDMLGRFALPIEVIPFGLAATRIAVEKLATAAGLSGSIELRMADGIPFETDGGHFILDASFGRIPDAEALSNALNSVPGVVENGLFLGLANAAVIAGASGVRTMENRGNQEL
- a CDS encoding gamma-glutamylcyclotransferase family protein; the encoded protein is MDGSRQGDGHNGPSNLIAYFGYGSLVNRATLRTDYVAAQPVRLMGWRRCWRPRHAQDPIDSGHVTSLLSARQVEGSVIDGLLIYDRLDNLPSVDEREMTYDRVAVPIERLDMAGGELPDCPVYVYEAQTNTADHDPHHPILQSYLDAVLQGFLREFGRQGVHDFLETTDGFERHVHADRQDPVYPRAVRLIEEERSFIDGILEERGIRFLDPPRREP
- a CDS encoding L,D-transpeptidase family protein: MRKSLVMLACVFGVGAVLPTAPPAFAQSSLFEVIFGQQQRGKRHRQRQIEKFRAQRATKPAPRVKAPSFYNYKPDAVKTVDLSPLAEIEVASAEPMVIPPIPQDEFERSLRHLEGHRIQALKEVGDALIEYYKANHAFVWVTDMKPNARAMAAMEELAAADMYGLSSDDYRVDVPGDDYDPTKTSERLREMIQFEVALSAKALRYVLDATRGRVDPNRLSGYHDFKRKEVDLVSALGNLAATSDAKVYLQGSNPGNDQFEALSAELAELRAADAEDHIEIAEGTFLKPGRSSPELKNIVAAIRKRGSDTLLVDHGITLMEYQADGGDLYTPELVSMVRAFQTESGLKPDGIVGKMTIGKLSGMTNETKIGKVILAMERLRWLPRDLGTRHVFINQPAYEATYMNNGKEGISMRAVVGKKSNQTSFFYDEIETVEYNPYWGVPRSIIVNEMLPKLRRDPSYLDRQGYELTDRRGRRVASRNIDWYSVGSKIPVDVRQPPGKRNALGELKIMFPNKHAIYMHDTPAKKLFSRDARAFSHGCVRLQDPRGMAAAVLGTSRDHIAQQIAKGRNMAEPVPGKIPVYVSYFTAWPGEDGTIGYYADMYDRDKHLNKAIKRTEQTRQAQS
- a CDS encoding DUF2059 domain-containing protein, with product MTKMSMARGIRHCALTLATVSAIGLSVPALAQEPSAEHIAAARGAINAISATDQFDAILPNAAQNLKTSLIQTAPNLQEVISVTVDETAIEMAGRRADLEREAALIYAKNFTLEELQAIDAFYNSEAGKKLLQVGPIVTRELLQAAEVWSNGIARDLSQATDEALRARLGETPVTQEGDGGDTQ